Part of the Phacochoerus africanus isolate WHEZ1 chromosome 8, ROS_Pafr_v1, whole genome shotgun sequence genome is shown below.
GCAGGGGATGTTGGACAATGAGGCTGGGAAGGCTGGAACACTGGACTTCTCTATACAGTCTTGACAGCACAtcacttaaaaataagttttcagcCCAAACcccagtaaataaatatttatttacaagtAATAGTTCGTAAACAtttacacacaaaaagaaaccaaaaaagacaaaaattagacATATTCTAGTATTCTCTTCCCACCACCCCCCCAACTTCCCCCACCCACTTCTTGGCCCCACACACCCAACCTCTGAGCCACTGCTATAATCAAAAGGAGTCTTGGGAGGGTCTGAAACAAAGGACGGGCACAGTCTCAATCctcgacagccacagccacgccagattctaACGGCATCGGAAACATaggcagcagcttgtggcaaccccagatccttaacccactgagggaagccagggatttgaacccgtaacctcatggatactaacccgGGTCGTAAtccgctgagacacaacaggaactccccacaaattttaaaagctgagACGTACAAGAACTGCGATTACCTTAAAGTGCTTTCCAAAAACTGGTGTCACAAACTgcctttaaattatttaatccttTTAAGTTATTTAATCCCCAAATCAACCCTATGCTGTACATACTATCATtatcttttaagatatttttatcatAAGATGAAACCGAGACATAGCAAGGTTAAGAATCTTTACCAGGGTGACAGAGGCGGGGCCAGAATTGGAACCCACTCTGAGTAGGTCCACACTTCAGTTTAACTACTTACTACTGGAGGGGAATGGAGGTAGCTTTTTTTTCTCTCGCGGCCTTCCTTGGTCAAGACCCTCACCAATCGTGAGAGGCATAGTGCGAGGAGGAAGCAGAAAACCACCAACTCCTAAGGTGACTCCCAAACGTCTGCCCAGGTTAGTATCGCCACTCTGCAATCTCGAGGGCCCAGCGCAGACGGTCGCGCAGGCGCAGACAGATGGGTTGGTTTCTATGGTTTCCGGGGAGCGAAGGCGGAAGGTTGGCTCCTGGTGTCGCGCTGCAAACGTCGCGCTGCGGGCCTCCTTTGCGGCAGGCCTCCGTGTCGCCTGAGGTTCGTCCTGTAAGTAGCAGCGCCCGGCGAAGAGACAAGGACATCGCGTCCAGAAGGTAGGGGCTGCCTAGGTCCGTAGAGCGATTGGACCTAAGGCGCTTCCTTCGAGATTTCTTTAACAGATTTCCTCTTGACTTGCTGGATGTCTCTTCTCCCTGGCTCCAACCCCGGGCGTGCTTTCTGCTTTTCTAGGCCTCATGGTCCATACAGCCAATGTCACTGAATCCTGCAGTCCGTGCCTCTCTTTCCAGGTTAACTTAGCTTCTGCTGGACTCATGCTGTGGCTTTCTGTTTCTTAACCTGAAGTCCGCGGTCCTTGTCCAGGTTTACATGGCCGTGTGGAATTTGGGCCCCACCAGACTCTTCAGCTCCTTTCGTCCTTCTTCCCGACTTGCACTCTGCGCTCCAGCCGCATCAGGGTGTCCTGTGTCCCCCAGTCATACCAAGCACCGCCAGCTGTAACTCGTGTCGTGTGTGCCCAACTGAAATTCTCTGCTCACAGCCCTTCACTTGGCAAACGCAACCCatcttaaatgcattttcaagtcTCATGGGCAGAATTGGTGTTTCCTCCTTGGAGTTCTTACTTCTTGTGTACCTTCCATTGGCTTCCAAACTCCCTGTGTATGTCCCCATCCTAGTGCTTAAGTTGCAACTGATCCCCCACTCCATCCTGTGTCTGGAACGTCATTACCCAGTAAATGACTGAGAGTggatagaaaattttaaaattaaattcacctGTAAATCTATCACTCATACATAGCTGTTGAACTTTTTTGTGCTTCCTTCCGGTCTTCTTTTGCGATTTTTCTTGGCATTATTGtattcccccactttttttttttcatttaacattaaaGTGTATGTTCCATGTATATtattcttctctcttcccctACATTCTACTAAATGGGTAGCAGATTTAATTATCCATTTCTCTATTGTTGCATTTTtaagttgtttgatttttttttttttaatcttttctaggaccgcatccacagcatatgattcccaggctaagggtctaatcggagctgttgctgccggcctacgccagagttacagcaacacggtatccgagctgtgtctgcgacctacaccacagctcatggcaacaccagatccccaacccactgagcaagggcagggatcgaacccgcaacctcatggttcctagtcggattcgttaatcgctgagccatgatggaaactcctgaattttttttttttcttcaataatttttacTGAACTCCTACCTGGTCCTTAACTGCAAGGCACTTATTGTTCAGTAGGGGAGACATTCAAGTGAATAGTCCATTACAGGGGCATACAAAGTACTATGAGAAGTCAAGAATGTTGTATTAACACAGGAGGGACACACTGTTTCAGGATGGCATCTCAGAAGTGTCATCTAAGTTGATACGGATcgaaaaatgtaaatgttcttgtgcttgtgctttttatttatttatttattatttattttttgtctttttgccatttcttggccactccttcggcatatggaggttcccaggccaggggtctaatcagagctgcagctgtcagcctccaccagagacacagcaacaccagatctgagccacatctgcgacctacaccacagctcacggcaacaccggattcttaacccactgagtgaggccagggaacgaacctgcaacctcatggttcctaatcggatttgttaaccactgagccaggatgggaactccagcttgtgctttttaaaaaaatttgagttATTTCTTCAGATTGCTCTCAAAGAATTGGGATTACCCAGTCAAAATATAAACACTTTTTTACtttgaataaaaatgattttatcatTATAGAGgattttaatgccttttttttttttcttttttggtgttttttagggccacacccatggcatatggaagttcccaggcttgggttccaaggagagctgtagctgctggcctgtaccacagccacagcaacacaggatccaagcctcatctgcaacctacaccatagctcatggtaacactggatctttaacccactgatcgaggccagggattgaacttccatcctcagggatgctagtcagattcatttctcctgagctatgatgggaactcttcatctGTTGGGTTTTGGTTccagttctctctctttctttttttctttttgtctttttttttttttttttttgtctttttagggcctcacccacggcatgtggaggttcccagactaggggttgagtaggagctgtagccactggcctatggtagagccacagcaactcgggatccgagccacatcgaatacctacaccacagctcacagcaacaccagatccttaactcacttatcaaggccagggatcgaacctcctcctcatggatactagtcagatttgtttccactgagccatgaagggaactccttagttcTGGTTCTCTTTTCCTTGAGTTTCGTGAAAGCACAAAAAGTGCTCACTTACTGTAAAGTGAAAGAACCTTTGTAATGAAAAAGTTGGTGAGAAGAAATAGGGAGAAGAGTAAAAAAACCTCTTTCTAGAAGACTATCATAATTACctaatttttcttagaaatatcTCATTTGATTGCACTTATGtagtatcatttctttttcttccctcccttccattTCAGCCATGCCTTTCTTTGATGTGCAGAAAAGACTAGGCCTTGACTTAGACCGCTGGATGACAATCCAGAGTGCTGAGCAGCCTCACAAGATTCCAGGTCGATGCCACGcgtttgaaaaagaatggatagagtGTGCACATGGAATCGGTGGTATCCGTGCAGAGAAGGAGTGCAAGATAGAATTTGATGATTTTGTAGAGTGTCTACTTCGGCAGAAAACGGTGAGGAAGTGATGGAGACAGGAACTGAATGACTTCTTTCTTTGGGGCTACTTTTAGTGCTTTTCATTGGTCATTGGTCGTTGGCTTgcccagtttattttatttattttttaattttttgtctttttagtgctgcacccacggcatatagagtttcccaggctaagggctgaatcagagctgtagctgctggcctacaccacagctcacggcaacaccggatccttaacccactgtgtgaggccagggatcgaacctgtgtcctcgtggatatcagtcagattcgtttccactgagccacgtggaAATCCGACTTGCCCAGTTTAAACTGGCAAAACCGCCTTCTCTACTTAGGTATCATGTCAAAGAAGTTAAATGCCTTCAGATCTGAGACGGGCCTATTGTTCCTCAGTGTTCTCTCTCACATTCTTACATATTTTCCTTAACATTGTACCCTGCTGCAGCCACCAGGTTAGAAATTGCATACATATCCTTTCCATTTTTGCAGTAGGCCAGAAAGTAAAGAACATCAACTAGCCTTGGGTATTTGTCCTCGAAAATCTTTGTATGAATGTATTTCACATTCATTCAACCCTCGTTGGAGAAGATTAAAACCCTGCTGATCTATTACATTGAACCAGTTATTCTTTGCTCAGATTAAGACTTTATGTATTATGAAAAATTCATACCAAGAGGATGAAGTGGAAAAAACCTTAGTTTGGGAGGTGAGAGAGTTGGGTTTGATGCTGGTTTTGCCACCTCTCTGTTTTTGTGACTTCGAGTCACATTTCCCCTCAAGTCTaggtttccttatctggaaatattaaaatgttgcTCTAAGGTCACTTTCTCATCCTGTGAGTCTATGTATAGAAATGTTATCATTTTGGAGGTCACCGTAAATGACTAGATATTTCCCTCTAGGTGAGGAAGCTAGTGAATCAAGGAATTAGAATTAAGCTTAGAGTGTAATAATGCATATATTTCTCGCAAAAGACCTGTGAGATGCTTTACAATTATTTTCCACACTGtacatatgtttcttttttttttttttttcttttcagggcatacggaagtgcctaggctaggggctgaatcagggctgtagccatcggcctgtgccacagcaacgccaaatctgaaccatgtctgcgacctggcaccacagctcacaccaacgctggatccttaacccactgagggaggtcagggatcgaacccacatcctcatggatactagttgggttcattaccgctgagccacaacaggaactcccccaatgtaCATTTCTGAAAGTTGAGGCAAGTGAATAAGGCCATTGCCTAAGGTAATATGGCCAGTAATAGGGAAATGGGATTTGAGCTTGGCAGTGCTGGTACTATACCCTGTGCTTTATCCAGAACAAGTAGTGATTGGTTCTAGCTGGGAGAAAGATTTGACATATGTTGTTGTAATAAGTCCACCATGATTAATCCTCTGCTGGGATAATCTTTAAGAGAGAAATGTTaagaatacagttttaaaaatggttaatgtATGTATTGGTATCTAGGATACCTAGAGTTTTTTCTACTGAAGTTTATCCTAGTTCTTTAAAGTTAATGGGTTGTTTAATTGAATATACTACCTCTTCAGTGCCTTTGTGAAaacttattcattcaaaaaatattgatgGGATCATCTATTATGTCAGGAACTATTCTAGGCACTGGAAATATAGCAGTAAACATAACAACAAAAAGTCcctgccctggagttcctgttatggagcagcggaaatgaatccgactaggaaccatgaggttgcaggttcgatccctggccttgctcagtgggttaaggacctggtgttgccatgagctgtggtgtaggtcgcagatgtggctcggatctggtgttgctgtggctgtggtggaggatgacagctgtagctccaattagactcctagcctgggaacctccatatgctgcgagtggggccctaaaaagcaaaaagaaaaagtccctTCCCTAACTGAGCTAATGTGCAGGGTATTGGGGCAGGGgagatagagaaaattaatagacAAGGTAAGAAATAGTGTGTCAGGTATTGATAAGTGCAGTGGGGGCAATAAACAGGAGGTTACAAAGCCCTGGATGTGGAAGCTAAAGTGGATGCTCTTTTAAGTAGGgcggtctaggagttcccttgtggctcagtaggttaagagtccagcatcgtcactgcagtggcttgggacactgctgtggcgtgggttcgttCGCTGTCTcaggaactttaatatgccacgggcacggccaaaaaaaaaaaaaaatcaagtagggCTGTCTAAGGACAGCTCAGTGATAGAAGACATTTGGGCAGAGACTTTGAGACAGTGAACTATGTGCATATGAGGGAAGAATGTttctgggcagaggaaacagcaagtgGAAAGGTCTGTGATCTGGAGCAGAGAGAGCTGGGGAGGGCTATTGGACATAAAGTTGGAGATGTTGACCTTCTCAGTCATTATAAG
Proteins encoded:
- the NDUFS5 gene encoding NADH dehydrogenase [ubiquinone] iron-sulfur protein 5, whose protein sequence is MPFFDVQKRLGLDLDRWMTIQSAEQPHKIPGRCHAFEKEWIECAHGIGGIRAEKECKIEFDDFVECLLRQKTMKRLSAIKRQRDKLIKEGKYTPPPHHLGKEDPRP